CGCCTTCTCCCGCGTCTCCTTGGGGTTCGCGCCGGAGACGAGCATCGGCAGCTCCACGTTCTCCAGGGCCGTCAGCACCGGCAGGAGGTTGTACGATTGGAAGATATAGCCCATCTGCCGCGCGCGGTAGGTGGTCTTCTGGTTGTCTGACATCGTGGTCAGCTCGCTGCCGGAGATCTTGATGGAGCCGCCTTCGTCCACATCGTCCAGGCCGGAGAGGCAGTTGAGGAGCGTGGTCTTGCCGCAGCCGCTGGGACCCATGATGGCGACCATTTCGCCCCGGGTGATAGTCAGGTCAACGCCCTGCAGGGCCGCGACCTTCACCTTGCCCGTATCGTAGGTCTTCTTCACGCCGGTGGCGACGATGATGGAATCGGTCTTGACGGTGGTGGTCATGTGAACCTCGCGCTTCCAGGAAAAGGGGCGGCTCGTGAGGGCGTTCACAATTGTAGGGCAAGCACGAACTTTCGACAATTCCTTAAGTAGTGGGTGAGGTTGACCTTTCGCGTGGCAGTACAATGTCCTCAATGGATAACTGTCAGCATTGATATTGGCTGATTTCGTAAGATTCTGTCATCGGCTTGGGCTGTGAACCGCCCCGGG
The nucleotide sequence above comes from Chloroflexota bacterium. Encoded proteins:
- a CDS encoding ABC transporter ATP-binding protein, whose translation is MTTTVKTDSIIVATGVKKTYDTGKVKVAALQGVDLTITRGEMVAIMGPSGCGKTTLLNCLSGLDDVDEGGSIKISGSELTTMSDNQKTTYRARQMGYIFQSYNLLPVLTALENVELPMLVSGANPKETREKAMKALTLVGLADRAKHYPAELSGGQQQRVAIARALVNDPEIVWGDEPTGNLDTTNSKEIMDLLVQLNKQNNQTFVLVTHDDSVAARAHRIIRMRDGVIVNESRNSR